DNA sequence from the Methanolobus sp. ZRKC5 genome:
CAACTTCCATGTTAGTGATACCGAGATCAGTCTCATTGTCACCATCTATCTGGACATTTTCCTGATATCCATAATACAATTGCAGACTGAGAGGATATTCTCCAGCCGGAGCATTCTTTGAAACCTCGATGTTAAACATGACAGGATCCTCGGTTTGTTCACCGGATACTAAAGTACCTGCTTCCTGCGGACCTGACTTTACCCTGACATCAGGGCCTTCTGATACAAGGATTGCAACAATACCAATAGCTGTTGTCCTCTGGGATTCATAACCCATCTCAGTCTGCTGGATCTTCTGTTCAAGATCAGAGGAATCATCAGCTTCATCATCTGACTCAAAACCCGTTATAACGCCTTTGTTCATCAGGTTGATATTAAGAGTAACTTCATCACCACGTGAGAACTCATTATCACCTATCAGAGTTGCGGACACATCCGGACCTCCAAAGACAGTGTAGTAATTGTCATCGAAATTGAAGTACTCCGGAAGTTCCAGATTCACTGTTGTCATTTCAGCCTGCACAGGCAGTGACATGAGCACCATCATTAGTAATGATGCTGTAACGATTCTTTTAATGTTGATAACTTTCATAAGATCCCTCAGATCAGTCATTAGAATTATTTGATCCATTTTTTCTTCTGTTTTTGATAATCAGTACTATTCCCATAACCACAAGTCCCACAAGTGCAAGACCCGTTATATTGAGCTTTCTTTCAGGTTGCTTCAGATCTACATTTATTTTCATATTATCTGAAAACGCATCTTCACCATCTTCATCAGTATACTTGATCTCACTGTCAATACCATAATTCTTCTCAACAGCCTGGAAATCAGAAGTGATATCAAATGATACGGTGCTGCTTTCACCCGGCTGCACTGTACCAAGTGACTGTGTTGAACGGTCAGTACTCAGTGGGTCCATTACAATCAATCTTGCAACTGCATCTTCTGCAGGAAGTTCACCGATGTTGGTATAAGTAATATTGAGAGTGTCAGTATTGCCTGCTGTAATATTTCCTGAAACACTGCTAACTTCAAATTTTGCTTCAGGCATTATAACAACAGGAATCTGAATCGTTTGCTCAACTGTTTCATAATAATTTGCATGATCCAAATCCGGCATTCCAAGTATGACAGATTCACCGCCTGTCATTCTTACATCTTGCACATATTCGTAATTCAGTGGCATTTCCAGCAAATACATTCCCGCAGGAGCATTATCTGATATCGTTACCGTGAAGATGAAAGGATCTTTTGATAATTTACCGGGACGCAATTCCTCCATTGTCTGGCTATCTGTAGCAGCATCTATCTCAATCAGATCAGTGGAAGAAAGAAGACTTGCTTTTATTCCGTATGCTGTTGTCCTCTGTATCTCGTACTGTAACTCCGTAAGAGATAACTGGTGAGCATTTCCTGAAGTTTCGACAACTGTGGCGGATTTGAAACCATACAATACACCCTTGTTGGATAGCATGACTCTTATCTGAGCAGTCTCACCACGTTCGAATTCAGTGTCTCCGATAACGGAGGCATATATCTCAGGCTCCCCGTAAACCTTGTAGTAATTATTCGTATATTCATAGGTTGGAGCTATGTATTCCTTCGCGGATACCGAAGGCATCAGCACAAAGGTAGCTGCAAGAAGGATACATAGCACTAAGGGGATAATATACAATTTTAATTTGTCAACTTTTTTGTATCTGCCATTCATGTGGTTATACCCTCCGGAATGGTGTTTGATTCATGTGTATCAATTTGTTTGAATTCGTAACCTGCTGCATGTGCTCTTCTTTTTTCCCTGAACTTGTCAAGTGTGACAATTACAGGAGGGAAGATCACAAACGTAGCCAACAGCGCCAGGAATACGTCTATAACTGTTATCAGGCCAAAATTACTGGTAATACTAAATGGTGATGCGATCAGCGCTGAAAAACCAAATACAGTGGTTGCACCGGATGTGACAATGGCTTTCCCGATCTTAACACTCGCTTCCTCCATTGCCTGCTCAGGGCTTGCACCCTTTTTCTTTTCCTCAAAATAACGTTCCATCATAAGGATAGCATATTCTGAACCTACTCCAAGAATGAGTGCACCAAGGGTCGCGGTCATAGGAGTATATTCCAGACCAGTATAATACATTAGACCACCAGACCAGCCAACTACCATTATCATGGTAATCACCGGAGTTAAGGCCTTCAAGAGATCACGGTATATTACAAGCAGACCTCCAAACACCAATACGATTCCCAGTAATGTCATCATTGTTCTGCCGGACGTAAGAGCACCTATAACCTCGACAAAGACAACCGAATTTCCGGTTATGGTTACTTCTGTTCCGGGAGGAGGAGCCATCCAAAGGATATCATCTTCTACTACATCAGTAAGTTCTCCGATACCCACGAGTCCAAGCTCATCCATTGCATTGCCAATCTCCAGATTAAACAGAAGTATAGAATTTCCATGAAGATAACTTTCTTTCTGGATATCAGGCATCTGCTCATACAACATGGCAACTTCAGCCGAGCTATCAGGAATTTCTCCACCGTTCTGGGACTTGATCAAGTCAACAATACTACTTGAACCATAAATATTGCTCCTTCCTTCCACTTCATGCTGCGAGAACTCATCCATCCATTCAAGCAACTCCGGATCGGTATTGTCATCTGTTTTTATGATCAGGTTTAACTGGTCCACCCCACCCAGAATATCGCTCATGTGCGTCAGATCAATCAATGCAGGAAGATCCTGGGGTACAAAGGTTTGTGTATCGGTCTGAATGGGAACCATGGTATCTACGGCAAGTCCGCCAAGACAAAGGGAACCTGCAATCGCTATAACCAGTACCGAATGCTTCATTGAAAAGCCAGATATGCCCTTAAGTGCCTTTTCCAGGAAGTCAGGCTCATGTTCAGATGCTTCCATTGAAGATACTTTATTCTCAGCAGATGACTTTTTCAGTCCGAGTTTTGAGAGTATATTTTTCTCTGAAAGTTTATGGAAGCCATATAGTACTGTAACTCCCACAAACAATGAGGATAAGAAACACATCGCGATACCGATCATCAAAAGTTTTCCGAAATCCTGTATCATTGGAACAGTTGATGTAAACAATGAAAAGAAACCAAGGGCAGTTATTATCAATGCGATCAAAACTGCAGGACCGGTATGTTTAACGGTGTTTATTACTGCTTCTTCATCACTGCTACCATGCTCAAGTTCTTCTTCAATCCGATTATGGAACTGAATAGCATAATCAATACCAAGCCCGATAAGTACCGGAAAAGCGGACATTGAAACCATTGTCATGGGGATATCAAGATAGCCCATAGCTCCAAAAGTGAAAATGATACCAAGTATGACTATTGGAAGCGGAAGAAGTCTCCACCTTACATGTTTGAAGACAAGATATAGCACAACTATCATGAGAAGAACGGATAGCATGAGCAACGTACCCATACTGGTATTCATTGCTTCATTCATTTCAGTCATGAAAGCAGGATCACCAGTCACAATAACATTATAATCTCCCGGGAAATCAGCCATTTCTATAGATGTCCGTGTTTCCTTGAGTATCTCCGCTTTCTTATCGTCTGATGTGGTTGCTTCAACGACTACAGACATGGTAGCATGAGTTTCATCTGGAACAAAATAGGTAGGAACCGATGAACTGATAATTTCATCGATCACTTCAGCATCATCCGGGATTTTGCTTTTCCCCGTCATCTCATAATTAACATCTTTGATTATAGATGATGGAGAATTGACTTGAATTACTCCTGGAATATTGACTGCGGACTCATATGCCCTGTCCATTGCTTTGAGAAGCTCAGGACCTGTTACATCAGTGCCTTCTACCATTATTACAATGGATTCGGT
Encoded proteins:
- a CDS encoding RND family transporter; protein product: MPILLITFLFVIISFQGAQYIGMASGTDTFVDKNSQLYQDFDHLYQNLFGTESIVIMVEGTDVTGPELLKAMDRAYESAVNIPGVIQVNSPSSIIKDVNYEMTGKSKIPDDAEVIDEIISSSVPTYFVPDETHATMSVVVEATTSDDKKAEILKETRTSIEMADFPGDYNVIVTGDPAFMTEMNEAMNTSMGTLLMLSVLLMIVVLYLVFKHVRWRLLPLPIVILGIIFTFGAMGYLDIPMTMVSMSAFPVLIGLGIDYAIQFHNRIEEELEHGSSDEEAVINTVKHTGPAVLIALIITALGFFSLFTSTVPMIQDFGKLLMIGIAMCFLSSLFVGVTVLYGFHKLSEKNILSKLGLKKSSAENKVSSMEASEHEPDFLEKALKGISGFSMKHSVLVIAIAGSLCLGGLAVDTMVPIQTDTQTFVPQDLPALIDLTHMSDILGGVDQLNLIIKTDDNTDPELLEWMDEFSQHEVEGRSNIYGSSSIVDLIKSQNGGEIPDSSAEVAMLYEQMPDIQKESYLHGNSILLFNLEIGNAMDELGLVGIGELTDVVEDDILWMAPPPGTEVTITGNSVVFVEVIGALTSGRTMMTLLGIVLVFGGLLVIYRDLLKALTPVITMIMVVGWSGGLMYYTGLEYTPMTATLGALILGVGSEYAILMMERYFEEKKKGASPEQAMEEASVKIGKAIVTSGATTVFGFSALIASPFSITSNFGLITVIDVFLALLATFVIFPPVIVTLDKFREKRRAHAAGYEFKQIDTHESNTIPEGITT